The Eriocheir sinensis breed Jianghai 21 chromosome 33, ASM2467909v1, whole genome shotgun sequence DNA window ACTATATAAATAACACTGCTTGTTAAACTCAATCCCTTTTTGAataatttgttttttttaaaGTATTTTATACACATTATATAGTATATACTAGCTATATACAATAACATTTAGATCTTTACTGCCATTTTGGTCTTAAAAACATTATTCCCAACACTTTTCTTGCAAGCATACATTTTATACAATATTGCACATGTGGCTTTACTAGCACACTTTCATATCTTTGGTGTCTTCCAATCGGTGATTTGCGACCAGCAAAAGTATTTCTTATATTGATTTTAGTTATATGCCAATTGATCCAGAATCTGAATGTTTTCACTTTCAAGCTCAAAGATACAGCACCAGCATGTGCACACACTTTGCCTTCACCCACATTCACATCATCTAATGCAGCAGGAATGACTGAAGTGAAGCACAAAATTCAGGTCTTCAGAACAGTAGGCATGGAAGAGTTTGAAGACATGGTAAGGGAGTTCATTGAAGGGCACAGAGAAACTGATTGATGGTGAGTTGGAGGAGACCATGAATGTGCAGTGAAAATGATGAAGAGCAAGAAGTCATCTTTTTAGGCTACATGTTTAATGAAAAGTTTCCGGCATTTGACCCCTTGGAAAACTTAAGTGTCTGAGTAGGATCCATCTATAGGGCAAGCATTAACTTTTCTCACAGGCCTTGTGACTCTATAAGAATATGTTCCAGACACTGTAATCAAAATGTTTATAATCATCATGTCCTTTTACCTCTTAGAATGGCTTTAAActgccctcttcctccccttcatcattgTCTGACTTTATCTTCACCCAGTGTCATAGGAAGAGGATGAGTAATCTCTCACAATACATGGAATGTTTCCATATTTGTGATCTATTGATGTTATGTACTTGTTACAATGTTTATcctgcattacagaggtgatttaATAGCTATAATGTACATCTATGCACAcagaatataataatgataagttTGGGATTCCTTTAGTATTTTTGACTATGCATTTTTTGGCTTTACACAGGGTCCAGAGAACAAAACCTAACCCTCTTGTTCATTGCAAATCCACAGTAAACAATTACACACTGGGATCTGCACTGACTTAATTTGTCGTATCACCTGAGTTATTTACAATATTTCCTATTAGTTTCATGCATATACACAAACACTTCCATAAAACAAAcgcatatttaaatttgtatggacaTATTCTGGCATGTCTCGTGTCTCCCAGGGGCTGCTCATTCGTCAGTAAGGCGGTGAAGGCAGAGGAGGCCGGGGCATTTGCTGTGATAGTCATggacaacaacaaagacaacgaCGAGCTGTACGTGGAGATGGTGGAGGACAACACCAACCGCAACCCCAAGATACCCGCTGCATTCCTCTTGGGCAGGAGTGGGTGAGTCTGACGGCCTTTGTTCATCCATGTTGACAGGGCAAGTGGTTGTACATGTGGTAATTTTATGCTGATTTCCAATTGGTGCAGTATATTGTGGACTTTTACATAGGTCATTAATCACCTATTATGTTCCTTAGTTGTACTTCTCAGTATCATTATCCCAAATTAGATGCTGTTGTTTTTGtgtatgagcctcctccactgtgaCCTGCTTTGTACTATTtgtttattgatgtttttgtcttcctttgcACAATCCATCCACCCCTTCctcaatctccctctcttccttctaccctgTACAGTGGAGACTCAATACTCGAACTTAATTCGTTCCAAATAGCTGCTCGAGTATCAAAAAGTTCAACTACCGATACCTAAAATCAGGTAATTCGTTCTAACCTTAGCAAAACCTTAAGTTTACAAAAAtttcaatgtaattttttttataattttgatttgtacttaccgtaagtgaaggctggtgatggataacatagaagaggtggggaggaggagggaggttattcATCGGAGGACGAGTCACCGTCTGGTAACTCGTCTCCTGGTGTGATTCCTGTGAACCCACTAGTGGAGGGCTGTGGCTCACTTGCACTCACTAGATTCCTTTTTCAACAAGAATCTGTCTAATGTGATCtgcctttgcctttttttcaaaATGTCTCTGAAATGCTGCATCAAATTTTCATCAAACTGGTTTATGTTTCTGTGTACGGCAGCAATATCAGGGTGGCACCTCCAAAAAGTTTCCCAACTCTGTCCACTGCCGCAAATATTTCTTGATCTCTGCAGTGGAGACTCTTTCCttgctgttcccctcctcctcccctgaagacCGCTCCTCAGTTACCTCCTGCAGCTGTTCCTGGTGAAGTTGACGCAGCTCGTCAGTGGTGAGGTCTTCAGAGTGTGCTTGCACCACTGGtgctcctccacatcatcactgTCCACCTCAATGCCTGTGGCCCTCCCCAGAGACACGATGTCCTCCACCACAGCAGACTCCTGGACTGAAGGCTCGAATCCCTCAAAATCCTTGGCTGTCACACAGGTCGGCCACAGATTTTTCCAGGCAGACTGCAAGGACCTCACAGAAACGACCCCAGGCTTTATCTATAAGCCTTAGGCAGTGGAGGATATTGAAGTAATTCTTCCAAAACTCCCTCAGAGTGAGCTCTGTTTCAGAAGTCACCTCAAAGCACCTCTCAAAAAGTGCTTTTGTGTACAGCTTCTTAAAGGTAGCGATGACATTCTGGTCCATGGGTTGGATCAGTGGcgtggtgttgggggggaggaacATCACTCTGATGAATTTATACCCCTTACCCAATTCTTCTTCCATGCCTGGAGGGTGTGCAGGGGCATTGTCCATCAACAGGAGGGCCTTGAGTGGTAGATTCTTCTCTATTAGGTATGTCTTCACTGCAGGTGCAAACACCTCCACAAATCACTCCGTAAAGAACTGCCTGGTTGTCCAGGCTTTCTTGTTTGCCCTCCACATCACACTGAGTTTGCTCTTTTGCACACCGTTCTTCTTGAATGGCCTGGGGTTTTCCGAATGGTACACCAGCAGCGGTTTAATTTTGCAGTCGCCGCTAGCATTGGGCTTGTGTCCTGGcaaacacttctcttcctttgttatatAGGTCCTGCTTGGTAGTTTTTTCCAAAACAGGCCTGTCTCATCACAATTAAAGACCTGTTGTGGGCTTAAGCGCTCCTTATCCACAAATTTCTTAAATTCAGGCACAAACTTCTCGGCGGCAACTTTGTCAGCACTTGCGGCCTTGCCATGCCTCACAACGGAATGAATTCCAGTTCTCTTCTTGAAATTCCCAAACCACCGCTTACTAGCTTTAAAATCTTCACTGGAGTCAGAGGTAGTATCACAAATAAGATCACCATGGAGCCGCCTAGCCTTCGCACAAATTTTGCCCTCTGACATAGAATCACCAGCCATCTGCCTTTCGTTTATCCACACCATCaacaatttttccatttcttccactgcCGCAGGTCGCTTAAGTTGCTTTTTCACACCCATCGCCACATCAGCTCCCTTAatggcctccttgttcttcagtaTGGTGGCTGCTGTAGATTTCACCATACAATACTCAGCTGCAGGATCGGTGATTCTTGCTCCTTTATCATATTTAtcaataatctcctttttccGTTCAATGGTCGTCACTACATTCTTCCTTTTAGGCTTATTTTCACCACTAATAAGCCTCTTTGGTGCCATTGTAAGTTTCTAAATGAAAAACCACAGACAGAACGCAGGAGAATGTTGTTGTTCTCACGACCGCGGCGGGACAACTGGCGGCAGCGGGGAGGGAGAGGCCAGGAGCCTTTGTTTACAACCACGTGTGCGGACGTTCGAGTACCAGATATTTTTTCGAGTACCAAGTCGAACTTTTGCGTTGGAGCATCGAAAAGTTCGACTTCCAAGACGTTCGAGTATTGAGTCTTCACTGTACTTATATTCCCATTGCTAGTCTTCCTCCATagtcctcctctcttctcatcataTAGTAACACCATTTCAGTCTTACCTCTTGTGCTTTCACCATTTCCCTCTATCATCTTATTATTATGTGGCTTAGTTGCCAGTACATTAAGGCAAAACCATCAAGTTCTTGGTCAtatttccttaaaaaaaaaaaattatactcaGTATTTCTAGCTTGGATACCGTAATTTGAACAGATTTAAGTGTACTTTACTTTCCTTTATAAGTCTTCTGAAATGTTTTCATACCCACCTTTGTTCCTTTTCATGTCATCCTAAGTTTTATAACATTTCATACAGGAAAACTTTCTCCATCACATATTACCATTTATTTTTACATGACTTTGATAATTACTGGTTGGGGGTGGCAGCCTCTTCAGGGCTGCAGCTAACTGGCAGGGCCCATTGATGGCTTGGTGATGGACCATTAGTTGCCCTCAGTGGTTGATGATACAGCCCATAACCCACCAGGATACAgggctgtaaaaaaataatgttcTAATAAAATGATTGATCTGATTAACAGAACTCCTTTGAGAAAGTCTTAATGCAAGTCCCTGTCCCATACCAACTACCTCTCAACAGGATGATAAATTTGCTTTAACCATGATCTTTATGAGTGCCCCATTGGCCTTCTCTACTCAAGGATTGTCTCAAATGCAATAAACCCATGAGCAGGGTTGATTTCTGGGTAGCATGTCCATATAGCTGGAGTTAGCACTCACAAATTATGCAAGTAGGCCTTAATTCAGTGTGAGTAATAATTGTTAATATGACAAAGTAATTCTTATGATGTTCCATGAATCTGCATAGACActtttaccaaaggcatcaatccacctctccaagtaACAACATAGGCCAAGTCAAACCACTGAAGACTTCTTGAAGAAATGCACCATTGTTCTGCACTACGCTACCTAGTTATGTGAAATTAtccaagatctcaatgtcctcgccacaaaTATGAGCAAAttgtacttctttttttattgagTGTCCAGACACCTGTAGCTTGGTCTTGGCTTGGCAGACCTGGAGTGACAAGGGCTTTGCCTTCTCATGCattgcctcgagagccatcaccagaacatCCAGCGACTCCAGCAAGAATTACTGCATGTGCAAAAATAGGATCATTGACCTTGGTATTGCCAACATGCTCCAAAATAACTTTGGTCCACAACTTTTCAAAATTTCACATAACATGGTAGCATAGTGCAGAACAATGGTGGGTCTCCTCAAGAAGTCTTCAGTGGCTTGACTTGGCCTACAGTGTTATGGACCCACTCAGCACAAGTAACCTATATGGCGTTGTTGATACCTGTGCGGAacgacaaagatccggatcttcaagtcaaGTCAAGACAGGGAGTCTTACtcaatggctgtgagacatggacactgaatagtgacttggagaggcataTTAATGCCTTTCGGGATAGCTGTCTTCACTGCATCACGAAGAACCGCTGAAATGACTTTATATCAAATCAGTGATTACTCTGTGAGACTGAATCCACACCTATTATCTTCATAATCTCTGAGCACTAATTGGCATTTTGGGCATGTGGCACACTACCTGTAAGTTGACCTACTCGCTAGATTGTACCTTAAAGTGTTTTAGTCATCTTAGTGTTCTATGCTAAATTCAACTACTTGTTAGACCAGTATCAactaatttatgtttctttatgtgcaccataattctgcatgttttcatatataatacatgatgattatgttgagtttatggctgaaaacttgttatattcgatagcaacatttgaaatttggcgcacgcggcgatcccggataagGCGCAGGCCGCTGTTTTGGCCCATCCGTAGTGAGTTTcattatgtgcaccatttaattctccCGGATAAGACGCAGGCCGCTGTTTTGGCCCAACCGTAGTGAGTTTcattatgtgcaccatttaattctgcatgttttcatatataatacatgatgattatgttgagtttatggctgaaaacttgttatattcaatagcgacatttgaaatttggcatgcGCGGCGATTCTGGATACGGCACAGGGCGCTGCTTTGGCCCAGTcttagtgagtttctttatgtgcaccatttaattctgcatgttttcatatataatacatgatgattatgttgagtttatggctgaaaacttgttatattcaatagcgacatttgaattTGGCACGTGCGGCGATCTTGGATATGCCGCGGGGCGCTGTTtgggcccagccgtagtgaaggggttaatgtgctcagcacccttgaggaCCTTGTAGAAATGTGGGTACCTTCAACTGTGAAGCTCTTCAAGCTGCAAAGGAGTGTGTTTGAGAGCACCCAAAATCTAGAAGTGGTTTTGCCTTATAGGAAATGCTGGAGAATTTCCAGGATCGAGGAGAGTTATGCTGCCAGGGTTGCTGGGAATCAGGACCAATATGTTGTTGTGTAGGCCTAGAGTTCTcctgaggagagataaggagaggaatgTCAGGAGTTTTGTTAAGGTAGTTGGCCCT harbors:
- the LOC127006832 gene encoding tigger transposable element-derived protein 1-like; translation: MAPKRLISGENKPKRKNVVTTIERKKEIIDKYDKGARITDPAAEYCMVKSTAATILKNKEAIKGADVAMGVKKQLKRPAAVEEMEKLLMVWINERQMAGDSMSEGKICAKARRLHGDLICDTTSDSSEDFKASKRWFGNFKKRTGIHSVVRHGKAASADKVAAEKFVPEFKKFVDKERLSPQQVFNCDETGLFWKKLPSRTYITKEEKCLPGHKPNASGDCKIKPLLVYHSENPRPFKKNVKTYLIEKNLPLKALLLMDNAPAHPPGMEEELGKGYKFIRVMFLPPNTTPLIQPMDQNVIATFKKLYTKALFERCFEVTSETELTLREFWKNYFNILHCLRLIDKAWGRFCEVLAVCLEKSVADLCDSQGF